One genomic segment of Primulina huaijiensis isolate GDHJ02 unplaced genomic scaffold, ASM1229523v2 scaffold32015, whole genome shotgun sequence includes these proteins:
- the LOC140967997 gene encoding vacuolar protein sorting-associated protein 25, with amino-acid sequence MQTLGEFKLPNFFNYPPYFTLQPVRETREKQIQLWKELILDFCRTQKIFSIGLEEDFPLFSNPGIERSLSHEAREAFLSALVSEGRAEWLDKGHRKCLILWHRIQDWADLILRFVKDNGFEDSVMTVEEIRSGVESRGTELHGMDRTILKRALKQLEHKGKLVIFKGTSADDEGVKFSL; translated from the exons ATGCAGACGTTGGGTGAATTCAAGCTCCCCAACTTCTTTAACTACCCTCCTTACTTCAC TTTGCAGCCGGTTAGAGAAACTAGGGAGAAGCAGATTCAACTCTGGAAGGAGCTGATACTTGATTTCTGCAGaactcaaaaaatcttttccaTTGGTCTGGAAGAAGATTTCCCATTGTTCAGTAATCCTGGTATTGAAA GATCTTTAAGTCATGAAGCAAGGGAGGCATTTCTGTCGGCCTTAGTTTCCGAAG GACGTGCAGAATGGTTAGATAAAGGTCACAGAAAATGTTTAATACTTTGGCATCGGATCCAAGATTGGGCTGACTTGATATTGCGCTTC GTGAAGGATAATGGATTTGAGGACAGTGTCATGACAGTCGAGGAAATACGGTCAGGGGTCGAGTCTCGAGGGACAG AGCTTCATGGAATGGACCGTACAATTCTAAAGCGAGCCTTGAAACAGCTAGAGCATAAGGGGAAACTTGTCATCTTCAAAGGAACCTCAGCTGACGACGAGGGTGTTAAATTTTCATTGTAA